In the genome of Pirellulales bacterium, the window GGCGACCGCCAGATAAAGCGCGATCGAGGACCATCCGCAAAGCCGCAATCGCATTCCGCGCCGCCAAGCGGCATAAGGACTGTTCCGATGCATCTTGAATTTGGCGAGCATCATGGAGGGAGGACCGTAGGAGGGAGCGCCGAATCTACGCCGCCGGGAATTGCCCTAGCCCTGCCCTGGAGGGCGATTCGCGGCTATATTATTGTATTGGCCCCCACCGCTCCTCAATCCCCTTATCGAACTTACTATAGTGGCGTGCGATTCGATGGCGACAGCTTCCAATAAACCGCGGACGATGTTCGAGAAGATTTGGGATGCCCACGTGGTGCATGCCGAACATGGTAAGCAGGCGATCCTCTACATCGATCTGCATCTGGTGCATGAAGTCACCAGCGCCCAAGCTTTCGAGGGGCTGCGGCTGGCGGGCCGCCCGATTCGCCGCCCGGAGCGAACGATCGCCACGGCCGACCACAATATCCCCACCACGGATCGCAGTCTGCCGATCGCCGATCCAATTTCAAAACAGCAGATCGACACACTGCGAAATAACTGCCGGGAATTCGGCATCCGCCTTTACGATCTCAACGACGCCAAGCAAGGGATCGTTCACATCATCGGCCCGGAACTCGGCTTGACGCAGCCGGGCATGACGATCGTCTGCGGCGACAGCCACACGGCCACTCATGGGGCGCTTGGGGCCTTGGCCTTCGGCATCGGCACGAGCGAGGTCGAGCACGTCTTGGCCACACAGACGCTGCTGCAATCGCGCCCTAAGACGTTCGAGCTGCGAATTGACGGCCGGCTGCCGCGCGGGGTTACGGCGAAGGATTTGATCCTTTACTTGATCGGCCAAATCACCACCGATGGCGGCACGGGTTTCGTGATCGAGTATACGGGCAGCACGATCCGTGGGCTGTCGATGGCCGAGCGGCTGACGATATGCAACATGTCGATCGAGGCGGGCGCAAGGGCCGGCATGATTGCACCCGATCAGACGACGTACGACTATCTCCGCGGCCGCGAATTTGCTCCGCAGCGATTCGATGCCGCGGTAGCTCAATGGGAAAAACTCCCGAGCGACGCGGGGGCGATTTACGACCGCGTCCAAGTTTTCCAGGCCGCGGATATCACGCCGCAAGTCACTTGGGGCACGAATCCGGGGCAAGTCGCGCCCGTCAATACGGCGGTGCCCGATCCCGCGAAGTTTTCCTCGGACGATGAACGAAAGACTGCGGCGCGGGCGCTTGAGTATATGGACCTCAAGCCGGGCCGGCCGATCACGTCGATCAACGTCGATCGCGTTTTCATCGGCTCGTGCACGAACAGCCGGATTGAGGATCTGCGGGCGGCGGCGGCGGTCGTCCGCGGTTATCGCGTCGCCAGCACGGTCGAGGCGATGGTCGTGCCGGGGAGCGGCCAAGTGAAGCAGCAAGCCGAAGCAGAGGGACTCGACCGAGTCTTCCGCAGCGCCGGGTTCGATTGGCGCGAGGCCGGATGCAGCATGTGCCTTGGCATGAACCCCGACATCTTGAAACCCGGTCAGCGCTGCGCCTCGACGAGCAATCGCAACTTCGAGGGACGGCAGGGCAAGGGGGGCCGCACGCATTTGGTCTCGCCCGCCATGGCCGCCGCCGCCGCCGTCGCCGGCCACTTCGTCGATATTCGCGATTGGGAGTTCAAGGAGTAAACGCATCTGAATCCGGGGCCTTACGGCACCCGGCTTGCCACTTGCAAATAGCAAATAGCGGAGCTTCAAACCTGATTTGACGGGTGCCATGGCCACTGCTCTGAGTGGCCATGCGCCAACGCCATGCATGCCCACGCCGAGCCGTGGGCATGGCACCCAAGCCGTTTTGCCACTTGTCACTTGCCACTTGCCACTTGGAACTCCCCATGCAGCCTTTCGTCAAACATACCGGCCTCGTCGCTCCGATGGATCGCGCCAGCGTCGATACGGACCAGATCATTCCCAAGCAATTCCTCAAGCGAATCGAACGGACGGGCTTCGGGCAATTCCTGTTTTTCGATTGGCGGTTTCACGACGACGGCTCGGACAATCCCGAGTTTGAGCTGAATCGGCCCGAATACCGCGGGGCGAGCGTGCTCCTGGCGCGGCGGAATTTTGGCTGCGGATCGAGCCGCGAACATGCCCCGTGGGCGCTGGCCGATTATGGCTTCCGCGTGTTGATCGCCCCGAGCTTCGCCGACATCTTTTACAACAACTGCTTCAAGAACGGCATCCTGCCAATTCGACTCGACGATGCGACGGTGAATGACCTGTTCGGCCGAGCGGCGAAGTTCCCACGATATGCCCTGACGGCCGATCTCGAATCGTGCCGGTTGACGGACGAACATGGTCTTTCGCTGGCATTCGAAATCGAAGCGTTCCGGCGTAATTGCCTGCTTAACGGGCTGGACGATATCGGCTTGACGCTCGCGCACGAAGACAAGATTTCGGGATTCGAGCATTCCCGCGAGACTATAGTGACTTAGAACGCCTAACAAATCCGG includes:
- the leuC gene encoding 3-isopropylmalate dehydratase large subunit; translated protein: MATASNKPRTMFEKIWDAHVVHAEHGKQAILYIDLHLVHEVTSAQAFEGLRLAGRPIRRPERTIATADHNIPTTDRSLPIADPISKQQIDTLRNNCREFGIRLYDLNDAKQGIVHIIGPELGLTQPGMTIVCGDSHTATHGALGALAFGIGTSEVEHVLATQTLLQSRPKTFELRIDGRLPRGVTAKDLILYLIGQITTDGGTGFVIEYTGSTIRGLSMAERLTICNMSIEAGARAGMIAPDQTTYDYLRGREFAPQRFDAAVAQWEKLPSDAGAIYDRVQVFQAADITPQVTWGTNPGQVAPVNTAVPDPAKFSSDDERKTAARALEYMDLKPGRPITSINVDRVFIGSCTNSRIEDLRAAAAVVRGYRVASTVEAMVVPGSGQVKQQAEAEGLDRVFRSAGFDWREAGCSMCLGMNPDILKPGQRCASTSNRNFEGRQGKGGRTHLVSPAMAAAAAVAGHFVDIRDWEFKE
- the leuD gene encoding 3-isopropylmalate dehydratase small subunit produces the protein MQPFVKHTGLVAPMDRASVDTDQIIPKQFLKRIERTGFGQFLFFDWRFHDDGSDNPEFELNRPEYRGASVLLARRNFGCGSSREHAPWALADYGFRVLIAPSFADIFYNNCFKNGILPIRLDDATVNDLFGRAAKFPRYALTADLESCRLTDEHGLSLAFEIEAFRRNCLLNGLDDIGLTLAHEDKISGFEHSRETIVT